A genomic stretch from Acidobacteriota bacterium includes:
- a CDS encoding Fic family protein, with amino-acid sequence MADWDADSPRLRQNLIEVLRDARDRAVRRDVPTVEDARRWQRDTMAGLTAPDEKHVGRFRGEAGLETTHVWVGSHEGVAPESVDSELAAFERTLQRVVAALDARYPRGQALDRDGLAAVIDLCAWTHAEWIRIHPFANGNGRTARIWANALLMRYGLPPVVRLRPRPDGGYGRAGAAAMEGDWRPTAVVFRRMLGEPLTS; translated from the coding sequence GTGGCTGACTGGGACGCCGACAGCCCGCGCCTCCGGCAAAACCTCATCGAAGTTCTCCGGGACGCGCGGGACCGCGCGGTTCGCAGGGACGTTCCAACGGTCGAGGACGCGCGGCGCTGGCAGCGCGACACGATGGCCGGCCTCACGGCACCCGACGAGAAACACGTGGGACGCTTCCGTGGAGAGGCAGGCCTCGAGACGACGCACGTGTGGGTCGGTTCGCACGAAGGCGTGGCGCCCGAAAGCGTTGACTCGGAACTCGCGGCCTTCGAACGAACCCTGCAGAGAGTCGTGGCCGCGCTGGACGCGCGGTACCCGCGCGGTCAGGCATTGGACCGGGATGGCCTTGCGGCTGTCATCGATTTGTGCGCATGGACGCATGCCGAGTGGATTCGGATCCACCCGTTTGCCAACGGGAACGGCCGGACAGCGCGGATCTGGGCGAACGCCCTGTTGATGCGGTACGGCCTTCCTCCGGTGGTCCGGCTCCGCCCGCGCCCTGATGGTGGCTACGGCCGCGCCGGCGCGGCGGCCATGGAAGGCGACTGGCGGCCGACGGCCGTGGTCTTCCGGCGGATGCTCGGCGAGCCGTTGACGTCATGA
- a CDS encoding helix-turn-helix transcriptional regulator yields MSDTRPTQSRKRDSRPTLSGILREARLKKQLSQQDLAGKLGLGQRQISDLERATIDPRLSTIQNVARVLDLEVMLIPRRLITVVVGLLRADGDANRPLYSLGDENEDALGDEPRVEIGGTDERGARTARERRTRTERR; encoded by the coding sequence GTGAGTGATACCAGGCCGACTCAATCACGAAAACGTGATAGCCGGCCGACGCTTTCAGGCATCCTCCGTGAGGCGCGCCTGAAGAAGCAGCTCAGTCAGCAGGACCTCGCCGGCAAGCTGGGGCTCGGGCAGCGACAGATCTCGGACCTCGAGCGCGCCACGATCGACCCCCGGCTGTCGACCATCCAGAACGTGGCCAGAGTGCTGGACCTCGAGGTGATGCTCATCCCTCGCCGTCTGATCACCGTGGTTGTTGGCCTCCTGCGCGCCGACGGCGATGCGAACCGGCCGCTCTATTCGCTCGGCGACGAGAACGAGGACGCCCTCGGCGATGAGCCGCGTGTGGAAATCGGCGGCACTGATGAACGTGGCGCCCGTACCGCGCGGGAGCGTCGCACGCGCACGGAGCGACGGTGA
- a CDS encoding type II toxin-antitoxin system HipA family toxin, translating to MQTLDVRLGETLVGALTHLGNEALIFTFDRAYLKAGDERPTLSLGFKAADGGLVEQARPTRVRLPPFFSNLLPEAHLREYLAARGGIHPDREFFLLWLLGADLPGAIEVGSAGGAPPPAVDDERPRRGRDDRPFRFSLAGVQLKFSALMETSKGLTLPVDGVGGDWVVKLPSPRFDAVPENEYAMMTLARAAGIDVPEVRLVSTNDIGRLPHDLPEAFGVSLAVRRFDRSGDGERVHIEDFAQVFGLYPEDKYHAASYASIARVLWLESGEAAITEYIRRLAFNALVGNADAHLKNWSLIYRDRRTATLAPAYDLVATVPYIPGDRLALSLGGTKAFAEVDLERFRRLAKKADLPDRLVVRTARETAARVHDLWPTHEPARTLPDRIRAAIEKHMVTVPL from the coding sequence GTGCAGACGCTGGACGTGCGTCTCGGCGAGACACTGGTCGGCGCGCTGACGCATCTCGGCAACGAGGCGCTGATCTTCACCTTCGACCGCGCGTACCTCAAGGCCGGCGACGAGCGTCCGACCCTGAGCCTCGGCTTCAAGGCCGCCGACGGCGGCCTGGTCGAGCAGGCGCGCCCCACCCGCGTCCGGCTGCCGCCGTTCTTTTCCAATCTGCTGCCGGAGGCGCACCTCCGGGAGTATCTCGCCGCCCGCGGCGGAATCCACCCCGATCGCGAGTTCTTTCTCCTCTGGCTGCTGGGCGCCGACCTGCCGGGCGCGATTGAAGTCGGCTCCGCCGGCGGCGCGCCGCCACCTGCGGTCGATGACGAGCGACCACGCAGGGGCCGCGACGATCGGCCGTTCCGTTTTTCCCTGGCCGGCGTGCAATTGAAGTTCTCGGCGCTGATGGAGACCTCGAAAGGCTTGACGCTGCCGGTCGACGGCGTCGGCGGCGACTGGGTTGTGAAGCTGCCCTCCCCGCGGTTCGATGCCGTGCCGGAGAACGAATACGCGATGATGACGCTGGCCCGCGCCGCCGGCATCGACGTCCCCGAAGTGCGCCTCGTCTCGACGAACGACATCGGCCGGCTGCCACATGATCTGCCCGAAGCCTTCGGGGTGAGCCTGGCCGTGCGTCGCTTCGATCGGTCCGGCGACGGCGAGCGCGTGCACATCGAAGATTTCGCGCAGGTGTTTGGGCTGTACCCGGAGGACAAGTACCACGCGGCGAGCTACGCCAGCATCGCGCGCGTCCTGTGGCTCGAGTCGGGAGAAGCCGCCATCACCGAATATATCCGGCGGCTTGCGTTCAACGCGCTCGTCGGCAACGCCGACGCCCACCTGAAGAACTGGTCGCTGATCTATCGAGACCGGCGCACGGCAACGCTCGCGCCGGCCTACGATCTCGTCGCCACGGTTCCCTACATCCCGGGCGATCGATTAGCGTTGTCGCTTGGCGGCACGAAGGCGTTCGCGGAGGTCGACCTGGAGCGGTTCCGGCGACTCGCGAAGAAGGCGGATTTGCCCGATCGCCTGGTGGTACGGACCGCGCGGGAAACGGCCGCCCGGGTGCACGACCTGTGGCCCACGCACGAACCCGCCCGCACGCTGCCCGATCGTATTCGGGCAGCTATCGAGAAACACATGGTGACGGTGCCGCTTTAG
- a CDS encoding MBL fold metallo-hydrolase — MIESAHYGDVTYFRVARTYAGRALYWTGVYFVDGLLVDSGPPNAAREAGCLFADLGVRACATTHHHEDHSGNHALLNERFSIVPLAHAAATGRVARPEPLHFYRRLAWGNPRPAACAPFGEWVHTDRFHFRVIHTPGHSDDHVVLYEPDRGWVFTGDLYLGPRLKYLRADEDVHALMDSLGRVAALEPRVLFCQHRGRVGHATRALRDKLESLLELKARVEQLHSAGWSATDIAGKLPGNDLLWRVWTGGHFSKLNFVRAILRRGESPAGD; from the coding sequence ATGATCGAGTCCGCACACTACGGCGACGTCACGTACTTCCGGGTGGCGCGCACATACGCCGGGCGCGCGCTGTACTGGACCGGTGTGTACTTCGTGGACGGCCTGCTCGTGGATTCGGGCCCGCCGAATGCGGCGCGGGAAGCCGGATGCCTCTTCGCGGATCTCGGCGTTCGTGCCTGCGCGACCACGCATCATCACGAGGACCATTCGGGCAATCATGCGCTGCTGAACGAGCGGTTTTCGATCGTGCCGCTGGCCCACGCCGCGGCGACCGGGCGCGTGGCGCGGCCCGAACCCCTCCACTTCTATCGGCGACTCGCGTGGGGCAACCCGCGGCCCGCCGCCTGCGCTCCCTTTGGCGAGTGGGTCCACACCGACAGGTTCCACTTCCGCGTCATCCACACCCCCGGTCATTCCGACGACCACGTCGTCTTGTACGAGCCGGATCGCGGCTGGGTGTTTACCGGAGATCTGTACCTGGGGCCGCGACTCAAATACCTTCGAGCCGACGAGGACGTGCACGCGCTCATGGACTCGCTAGGTCGCGTCGCGGCGCTCGAGCCGCGGGTCCTTTTCTGCCAGCACCGCGGCCGGGTCGGGCACGCCACGCGCGCGTTGCGCGACAAGCTCGAGAGCCTGCTGGAGCTGAAGGCGCGCGTCGAGCAGCTTCACTCGGCCGGATGGTCCGCGACGGACATCGCGGGAAAGCTGCCGGGGAACGATCTGCTGTGGCGCGTGTGGACAGGAGGGCACTTCTCGAAGCTGAATTTCGTGCGGGCGATTCTTCGCCGGGGTGAGTCGCCGGCGGGCGACTGA
- a CDS encoding TAXI family TRAP transporter solute-binding subunit — protein MKSRLPAIVFALLVLVAIGLAAAGFNPREYARRHGGTLRLSIATGNTGGVYYPYGGGLARVIGWSIPSVEATAEVTNASVDNLKLIQLGKADIAFALTDTLDDAARGRGPFAKAPVRARALAVLYPNYTHVATIEGTRIERLADLRGRVVSTGSPGSGTEVIAFRLLRAAGLDPDRDIRKQSLSVNASVDALKDGKIDAFFWSGGLPTASLLDLASTINVTAKLIPNDDALPALQSMYTPGLYFRLVIPRGTYPGVTSDIGVVGVANALVVDDTMSDDLAYELTKVLFEKQRDLAAIHPEARKLSLDRATRGSPVPFHPGAVRYYRERGAWR, from the coding sequence GTGAAATCACGACTGCCTGCCATCGTCTTCGCCCTTCTCGTGCTCGTGGCCATCGGCCTCGCCGCCGCCGGCTTCAATCCGCGCGAATACGCAAGGAGGCATGGCGGCACCCTGCGACTGTCCATCGCAACCGGCAATACCGGCGGCGTCTACTACCCGTACGGCGGCGGGCTGGCGCGGGTGATCGGCTGGTCGATCCCGAGCGTCGAGGCCACGGCCGAAGTCACCAACGCGTCGGTCGACAACCTCAAGCTCATTCAGCTCGGGAAGGCGGACATCGCGTTCGCGCTCACCGACACGCTCGACGACGCGGCCCGCGGGCGGGGGCCGTTTGCGAAAGCGCCGGTCCGGGCGCGCGCGCTCGCGGTGCTCTACCCGAACTACACGCACGTCGCCACGATCGAAGGAACGCGCATCGAACGCCTGGCGGACCTTCGCGGCCGCGTCGTCTCCACCGGGTCCCCCGGCAGCGGCACGGAGGTGATCGCGTTCCGCCTGCTGCGGGCCGCGGGACTCGATCCGGACAGAGACATCCGGAAACAGAGCCTGAGCGTGAACGCGTCTGTCGATGCGCTCAAGGACGGCAAGATCGACGCGTTCTTCTGGAGCGGCGGCCTGCCAACCGCGTCCCTGCTCGACCTCGCCAGCACGATCAACGTCACCGCGAAGCTGATTCCCAATGACGACGCGTTGCCGGCGCTGCAGTCGATGTACACGCCGGGGCTGTATTTCCGGCTGGTGATCCCCCGTGGCACGTACCCCGGCGTCACCTCCGATATCGGCGTCGTCGGTGTCGCGAACGCGCTCGTCGTCGACGACACGATGAGCGATGATCTCGCCTACGAGCTGACGAAGGTCCTCTTCGAGAAGCAGCGGGACCTCGCGGCCATTCATCCGGAGGCAAGGAAGCTGAGCCTCGACCGCGCCACGCGGGGCTCTCCGGTGCCGTTTCATCCTGGCGCCGTGCGCTACTACCGGGAGCGTGGCGCGTGGAGATAA
- a CDS encoding TRAP transporter fused permease subunit, with protein MEITALGEGPPGTAPDEELGSPARQLTGWPARLAAALAVSLAAYALYWVVSIVQPLVYRASFLLIVLTLSFLLYPGTADPRDRVRVAALDWLFIALAAVALAWPLIDFDNFIYRAADPTGRDVLLGAVVIVLVLEATRRTAGWVLPVTATGFILYTFYGPLLDLVGLGAIAHRGYDLARIVGTLCMTLEGVFGVPLDVAASYIILFSIYGAVLAASGAGAFFLDWSLAAVGRTGGAGPGRAVTVAGLLLGTVSGSGVANTVTLGSVAWPMLRRAGYRPAVGGAILSAAGIGAIICPPALGAAAFIIAEFLHVSYLKVIAMAAIPALLYFLSIFLMIEADTRRMGARPVPIASPPLWQLTKRRGYHFLAVVGIPLMLVLGLSACRAVFLSMLIAVALSFADRAHALWPRRLLAALGTGARSVLPVAATTATAGIIVGTVTLTGLGLKISGLIVDLAGGHLFLTVFYSALAIWMLGLAVPVTASYIIAAVMVAPAMTNVGVPDLAAHMFIFYYAVLSEVSPPTALSPFAAAAITGAKPVPTMVLTWKYTLPAFVFPFAFTLSPEGMGLLMQGTASEVAIATATALIAILALGAGLGGWIRAEANIAERALATAGGLLLFYAGPLSDLFGLVLFGAAIALNVVRTKMRP; from the coding sequence GTGGAGATAACCGCGCTCGGGGAGGGGCCGCCCGGCACCGCACCCGACGAGGAGCTTGGATCTCCTGCGCGGCAGCTGACCGGATGGCCGGCGCGCCTGGCCGCAGCGCTGGCGGTATCCCTGGCGGCGTACGCGCTCTACTGGGTCGTCAGCATCGTGCAGCCGCTGGTCTATCGCGCCAGCTTCCTGCTGATCGTCCTCACGCTCAGTTTCCTGTTGTATCCGGGCACGGCGGACCCACGCGATCGCGTGCGTGTCGCCGCGCTGGACTGGCTCTTCATCGCACTGGCCGCCGTCGCTCTCGCGTGGCCGCTGATCGACTTCGACAACTTCATCTACCGCGCCGCCGATCCCACCGGGCGCGACGTGCTCCTCGGCGCGGTCGTGATCGTGCTGGTGCTCGAGGCCACGCGGCGCACCGCGGGATGGGTGCTGCCGGTGACCGCGACCGGGTTCATTCTTTACACGTTTTACGGACCGCTGCTCGATCTTGTCGGCCTCGGAGCGATCGCGCACCGCGGCTACGATCTCGCGCGCATTGTCGGAACGCTCTGCATGACGCTCGAGGGCGTGTTCGGCGTGCCGCTCGACGTCGCGGCCAGCTACATCATCCTGTTCTCGATCTACGGCGCCGTGCTGGCCGCCTCGGGCGCCGGAGCGTTCTTTCTCGACTGGTCGCTGGCGGCGGTCGGCCGGACGGGAGGCGCCGGCCCGGGGCGGGCCGTGACCGTGGCCGGGCTGCTGCTGGGCACCGTGTCCGGCAGCGGGGTGGCGAACACCGTCACGCTGGGCTCGGTCGCGTGGCCGATGCTCCGGCGCGCCGGATACAGGCCCGCCGTGGGTGGCGCGATCCTGTCAGCCGCGGGGATCGGCGCGATCATCTGCCCGCCCGCGCTCGGCGCGGCGGCCTTCATCATCGCCGAGTTCCTGCACGTCTCGTATCTCAAGGTGATCGCGATGGCGGCGATCCCCGCGCTGCTCTATTTCCTTTCGATCTTCCTCATGATCGAGGCGGACACGAGACGAATGGGCGCGCGGCCGGTGCCCATCGCTTCCCCGCCGCTGTGGCAGCTCACGAAGCGCCGCGGCTATCACTTCCTGGCGGTTGTCGGCATCCCGCTGATGCTCGTCCTCGGCTTGTCGGCATGCCGCGCGGTGTTCCTCTCGATGCTCATCGCGGTCGCGCTCAGCTTCGCGGATCGGGCGCACGCGCTGTGGCCGCGCCGGCTGCTGGCCGCGTTGGGCACGGGCGCGCGGAGCGTGCTGCCCGTGGCGGCGACCACGGCCACGGCCGGCATCATCGTCGGAACGGTCACGTTGACGGGGCTCGGACTGAAAATCTCCGGCCTGATCGTCGACCTGGCGGGCGGGCACCTGTTTCTCACGGTGTTCTATTCGGCCCTTGCGATCTGGATGCTCGGGCTCGCGGTGCCCGTCACCGCGTCGTACATCATCGCGGCGGTCATGGTGGCACCGGCGATGACGAACGTGGGCGTGCCGGATCTCGCGGCACACATGTTCATCTTCTATTACGCCGTGTTGTCGGAGGTGAGCCCGCCAACCGCGCTGTCGCCCTTCGCGGCCGCCGCGATCACCGGGGCGAAGCCGGTCCCCACGATGGTGCTGACCTGGAAGTACACGTTGCCGGCGTTCGTCTTCCCGTTTGCGTTCACGCTCAGCCCGGAGGGGATGGGACTCCTGATGCAGGGAACCGCGAGCGAGGTCGCGATCGCCACCGCCACGGCGCTCATCGCCATCCTCGCGCTCGGCGCCGGTCTGGGCGGGTGGATTCGAGCGGAAGCGAACATCGCGGAGCGGGCGCTCGCGACCGCCGGCGGCCTGCTGCTGTTCTACGCCGGTCCGCTCTCCGACCTGTTTGGACTTGTCCTGTTCGGTGCCGCGATCGCGCTCAACGTTGTGCGGACGAAGATGCGGCCTTGA